ATCTCTTTCGCCCGCTCGGGGCTTGCCCCCTCGGCGGCCCGGCCGATGTCGTCCGCGGCACCCGGGGGGATCAGGCCCAGCTCCTCCTCGGCCCGGGCGAGGGCCGCCTCGACCCGGAAGAGGCAGCGGAACCTGTACTCCTCCGACCAGAGGTCCTTCATCTCCGGATTTCCGTAACGATACTCGATGGGATGGATCGCCATAAGTAAAGCTCCAGTTGGGGATGGCCGCGGGGATAGAAGGAGGTTTTGGTCGCCCCGACAGAGGTTTTGAAAGGGAGGAAGGAGATCCTGGAGGTCGCCGCCGGGAGGGCTCGCTCCCGGCCGATCAATCAGGCGGAAGCGGCCCGGGGGGCGAAGAGGAGCCTCTCCCTCTCCTGGACCGCGGCTATCCTCCCTTTTTGGGGCGGGGATGCCGGCGAATGCTCCCTCAAATATCCCACCAGAGCCTCCAGGTCGCCGACCCCTTCCACCCGATCTCTCCCTCTGGCGAAGGTGGCAAACCCGTCCCCACCCTCGGCGAGGAAGTGGTTTGCCGCCACCCGGTACGTCCCCTGGGGGTCGATGGGGACTCCGCCGATCTTGATGCTGGAGATATCAACCTTATCTCCCGGCGGAGCCGACCTCCTCCAGGCGTAGATGAGCCCCTCGGAGATATGGAGGATCCGGTTTCGTCCCGGCTCGGGGTTGTCGAACTGCTCCTCGAGGACGGCCTTGATCTCCTCCCCCGTCAGGTTGAGGACGATCAGCTTGTTGTCGAAGGGTTGGACGTTGAAGGCCTCCTGGCGGGTCACCTCCCCCGGCGCCTCCTCTCCCCCCGCCTGATCGAAGAGGAGGTCCGCTCGAATCCCCCCGGGGTTCATGAAGGCGACTACTGCTCCCATCCCATCCGCCTTGCCGCCACCCTCCCCTCCAGCAGAGGTGGCGAAGAGCTGAGCGTCGGCGATCAGGTTTCCCAGGGCCGACTCCCCCGATTCGGAGGCGTCCCTCGTTATGTCGGCGGTGACGGACCCGACGACCTCCTCGGCCAGGGGCCCCATGATCCTTCGGTATTTATCCAGAAGCTCGGATACTGCTCGGTCCTTGGGGACGTCCCTCGTCACCGGCACGTTCTTCGCCCTCGCCTCGACGACGTCGCCGGTCGCCGGGCTGACGACGAGGTCGATGTCGGTTACGAACTTTCCGTGGGATCCGGCCTGGGTGACGAGCCTTCCGTCCACCATAGATATGTAGGCCTGGTGGCTATGGCCGGTGATGAAGAGGTCCACATCTCCATCGGTCCGGCGGATGATATCCTCGAGCTCTTCGCAGGGCTCCATCCCCTCGTTCGGAAGCCCCGCCGAGAAGCCGCCGTCGTGGAGGAGGACGACGAAGATCTCGACCCCCTCCTCCTTCAGGGCTTCGACGCAGCCGTTGATGGCGTCGGCCTCGTCGATGAACTGGAGCCCCGCCACCCCCGAGGGGACGACTATAGCCGGGGTGCTCTTCAAAGAGGCGCCGATGAAGGCCACCGGGACCCCTCCGGCC
The sequence above is drawn from the Methanothrix harundinacea 6Ac genome and encodes:
- a CDS encoding bifunctional metallophosphatase/5'-nucleotidase, with product MTLPAFKPGCKTSRSIFADIFLSVLIALTLAGQASGGSENETFEVQILAINDLHGQLEPPQGRATVGYDSKCEPLMVEVGGAEYLSTAIKGLVATNPDTILVSAGDNIGASPLLSALFHDEPTIEALSLMGFDYSAVGNHEFDEGAGELFRMQHGCCHPEEGCQDGDRFVGAGFRYLAANVLDEETGETIFPPFAVREAGGVPVAFIGASLKSTPAIVVPSGVAGLQFIDEADAINGCVEALKEEGVEIFVVLLHDGGFSAGLPNEGMEPCEELEDIIRRTDGDVDLFITGHSHQAYISMVDGRLVTQAGSHGKFVTDIDLVVSPATGDVVEARAKNVPVTRDVPKDRAVSELLDKYRRIMGPLAEEVVGSVTADITRDASESGESALGNLIADAQLFATSAGGEGGGKADGMGAVVAFMNPGGIRADLLFDQAGGEEAPGEVTRQEAFNVQPFDNKLIVLNLTGEEIKAVLEEQFDNPEPGRNRILHISEGLIYAWRRSAPPGDKVDISSIKIGGVPIDPQGTYRVAANHFLAEGGDGFATFARGRDRVEGVGDLEALVGYLREHSPASPPQKGRIAAVQERERLLFAPRAASA